Proteins from a genomic interval of Liolophura sinensis isolate JHLJ2023 chromosome 3, CUHK_Ljap_v2, whole genome shotgun sequence:
- the LOC135463299 gene encoding mucin-19-like, which produces MTGPRFKNGCTEVLSGRTAGRVGQSDLGVRSGCTDVFSGRTAGRVGQSDLGVRSGCTEVLSGRTAGRVGHSDLGVRSGCTDVLSGRTAGRVGQSDLGVRSGCTDVFSGRTAGRVGQSDLGVRSGCTDVFSGRTAGRVGQSDLGVRSGCTEVLSGRTAGRVGHSDLGVRSGCTDVLSGRTAGRVGQSDLGVRSGCTDVLSGRTAGRVGQSDLGVRSGCTDVLSGRTAGRVGHSDLGVRSGCTDVLSGRTAGRVGQSDLGVRSGCTDVLSGRTAGRVGHSDLGVRSGCTDVFSGRTAGRVGQSDLGVRSGCTDVFSGRTAGRVGQSDLGVRSGCTDVFSGRTAGRVGQSDLGVRSGCTDVLSGRTAGRVGQSDLGVRSGCTDVLSGRTAGRVGHSDLGVRSGCTDVLSGRTAGRVGQSDLGVRSGCTDVLSGRTAGRVGHSDLDVRSGCTEVLSGRTAGRVGHSDLGVRSGCTDVLSGRTAGRVGQSDLGVRSGCTDVFSGRTAGRVGQSDLGVRSGCTDVLSGRTAGRVGQSDLGVRSGCTEVLSGRTAGRVGQSDLGVRSGCTDVLSGRTADFTEGLPVFILMNMTKSINVTKNTHV; this is translated from the exons ATGACGGGCCCCAGGTTTAAAAA TGGCTGTACAGAGGTGTTGTCTGGACGAACCGCTGGACGAGTGGGCCAGTCGGATTTAGGTGTTCGAAGTGGCTGTACAGATGTGTTCTCTGGACGAACCGCTGGACGAGTGGGCCAGTCGGATTTAGGTGTTCGAAGTGGCTGTACAGAGGTGTTGTCTGGACGAACTGCTGGACGAGTGGGCCATTCAGATTTAGGTGTTCGAAGTGGCTGTACAGATGTGTTGTCTGGACGAACCGCTGGACGAGTGGGCCAGTCGGATTTAGGTGTTCGAAGTGGCTGTACAGATGTGTTCTCTGGACGAACCGCTGGACGAGTGGGCCAGTCGGATTTAGGTGTTCGAAGTGGCTGTACAGATGTGTTCTCTGGACGAACCGCTGGACGAGTGGGCCAGTCGGATTTAGGTGTTCGAAGTGGCTGTACAGAGGTGTTGTCTGGACGAACTGCTGGACGAGTGGGCCATTCAGATTTAGGTGTTCGAAGTGGCTGTACAGATGTGTTGTCTGGACGAACCGCTGGACGAGTGGGCCAGTCGGATTTAGGTGTTCGAAGTGGCTGTACAGATGTGTTGTCTGGACGAACCGCTGGACGAGTGGGCCAGTCGGATTTAGGTGTTCGAAGTGGCTGTACAGATGTGTTGTCTGGACGAACTGCTGGACGAGTGGGCCATTCAGATTTAGGTGTTCGAAGTGGCTGTACAGATGTGTTGTCTGGACGAACCGCTGGACGAGTGGGCCAGTCGGATTTAGGTGTTCGAAGTGGCTGTACAGATGTGTTGTCTGGACGAACCGCTGGACGAGTGGGCCATTCGGATTTAGGTGTTCGAAGTGGCTGTACAGATGTGTTCTCTGGACGAACCGCTGGACGAGTGGGCCAGTCGGATTTAGGTGTTCGAAGTGGCTGTACAGATGTGTTCTCTGGACGAACCGCTGGACGAGTGGGCCAGTCGGATTTAGGTGTTCGAAGTGGCTGTACAGATGTGTTCTCTGGACGAACCGCTGGACGAGTGGGCCAGTCGGATTTAGGTGTTCGAAGTGGCTGTACAGATGTGTTGTCTGGACGAACTGCTGGACGAGTGGGCCAGTCGGATTTAGGTGTTCGAAGTGGCTGTACAGATGTGTTGTCTGGACGAACTGCTGGACGAGTGGGCCATTCAGATTTAGGTGTTCGAAGTGGCTGTACAGATGTGTTGTCTGGACGAACCGCTGGACGAGTGGGCCAGTCGGATTTAGGTGTTCGAAGTGGCTGTACAGATGTGTTGTCTGGACGAACCGCTGGACGAGTGGGCCATTCGGATTTAGATGTTCGAAGTGGCTGTACAGAGGTGTTGTCTGGACGAACTGCTGGACGAGTGGGCCATTCAGATTTAGGTGTTCGAAGTGGCTGTACAGATGTGTTGTCTGGACGAACCGCTGGACGAGTGGGCCAGTCGGATTTAGGTGTTCGAAGTGGCTGTACAGATGTGTTCTCTGGACGAACCGCTGGACGAGTGGGCCAGTCGGATTTAGGTGTTCGAAGTGGCTGTACAGATGTGTTGTCTGGACGAACCGCTGGACGCGTGGGCCAGTCGGATTTAGGTGTTCGAAGTGGCTGTACAGAGGTGTTGTCTGGACGAACCGCTGGACGAGTGGGCCAGTCGGATTTAGGTGTTCGAAGTGGCTGTACAGATGTGTTGTCTGGACGAACCGCTGATTTCACTGAAGGTCTACCGGTATTCATCTTAATGAATATGACAAAATCTATCAATGTCaccaaaaatacacatgtataa